In one Thermosipho ferrireducens genomic region, the following are encoded:
- a CDS encoding AtpZ/AtpI family protein, which produces MNKKSKNLGKELLKLNLITIFGASVAGNIIVGFFIGKLLDHLFKTEKIFVIIFLFLGAISGIYNGIRQLLKEVEKYDK; this is translated from the coding sequence ATGAATAAAAAATCAAAAAATCTGGGGAAAGAATTACTAAAATTAAATTTAATAACTATATTTGGCGCATCTGTTGCGGGAAATATAATTGTAGGATTCTTTATAGGAAAACTTTTAGATCACTTATTCAAAACCGAAAAGATCTTTGTTATCATATTTCTATTTTTAGGAGCCATTTCAGGAATATATAACGGAATCCGACAACTTTTAAAGGAAGTTGAAAAATATGATAAATGA
- a CDS encoding aminopeptidase P family protein has translation MKNLHMILDEHSLDNILIINIENSNSPSTRFFSGFSGSFSGIIFGKGVQMIITDSRYWEQVKLETNFDLVKLTKEKKFLDLVSEMLEKIGAKKVGIEKNRISASIFEQLQKKFNGTFVDISKDVIKARSIKSSQEIENIKKAVYIAEEAFKKTLEIVKPGITEKEFSAYLEYQMKLLGAEKAAFDTIVASGWRGALPHGIASDKEINKGEPVVVDWGAFYKGYVSDLTRVFCIGEPSEKVKEVHQIVVNAQEKAISKIKAGMTGKEIDSIARNYIIEKGFGNNFGHSLGHGIGLEVHEEPGLSINNEHPLPHNSIVTVEPGIYISNEFGIRIEDNVLVKNDGCDVLSSLSKDIFIV, from the coding sequence ATGAAAAATTTGCACATGATTCTTGACGAACACTCTCTGGACAATATATTGATTATAAACATAGAAAATTCAAATTCACCTTCTACGCGATTTTTCTCTGGATTCAGTGGCAGCTTCTCGGGAATCATATTTGGCAAAGGTGTGCAAATGATAATCACTGATTCCCGGTATTGGGAACAGGTCAAGCTTGAAACTAATTTTGACCTTGTAAAGCTAACCAAAGAAAAAAAGTTTTTAGATCTTGTTTCAGAGATGCTCGAAAAAATAGGGGCAAAAAAAGTTGGTATTGAAAAAAATAGAATTTCAGCTTCAATTTTTGAACAGCTTCAGAAAAAATTTAACGGAACTTTCGTTGACATCTCAAAAGATGTAATAAAAGCACGTTCAATAAAAAGTTCTCAAGAAATTGAAAATATAAAAAAAGCTGTTTATATTGCTGAAGAGGCATTTAAAAAGACGTTAGAAATTGTTAAACCTGGAATTACTGAAAAAGAGTTCTCTGCTTATTTAGAGTATCAGATGAAACTTTTAGGTGCTGAAAAAGCTGCGTTTGATACTATAGTTGCCTCTGGCTGGCGAGGGGCTTTACCACATGGAATAGCAAGCGATAAAGAAATAAACAAAGGTGAACCTGTAGTAGTTGACTGGGGAGCTTTTTACAAAGGGTATGTTAGTGATTTGACAAGGGTATTTTGTATAGGTGAACCATCTGAAAAAGTTAAAGAAGTCCATCAAATAGTTGTTAATGCCCAGGAAAAAGCTATTTCAAAAATAAAAGCCGGAATGACTGGTAAAGAAATAGACTCAATAGCAAGAAACTATATCATAGAAAAGGGTTTTGGAAACAATTTCGGACATTCCCTTGGACATGGAATAGGACTTGAAGTACACGAAGAACCTGGTTTAAGTATAAATAATGAACATCCATTACCACATAATTCTATAGTAACAGTAGAACCTGGTATCTATATTTCAAATGAATTTGGAATAAGAATAGAAGATAATGTTCTGGTAAAAAATGATGGGTGTGACGTTTTAAGTAGTTTATCAAAAGATATATTCATAGTATGA
- a CDS encoding RuvX/YqgF family protein: MIITIDYGTRKCGYAIGSQFIRKSGVVKTEKINDIIKSGKTIVLGLPLSMSGNYSSQTFKVLKFGEKLVKKGFEVYLYDERLTSRMAKSYGIKDDDAFSARQIFLDYIQNPEVAQKLLIVKPLNIKLFESNILYVETPPAINVKKCIALTKNHSIALAHYKKQNLVIKSLKSIDKKFDIIVLRKDFLIKDFYNHISENGIIIKV; the protein is encoded by the coding sequence TTGATAATAACAATAGATTACGGCACCAGAAAATGTGGCTATGCAATTGGATCACAATTTATTAGAAAAAGCGGGGTTGTAAAAACCGAAAAAATCAATGATATTATTAAATCCGGTAAGACTATAGTTTTAGGATTGCCGCTTTCAATGAGTGGTAATTATTCATCTCAAACTTTCAAAGTTCTCAAATTTGGAGAAAAACTCGTTAAAAAAGGCTTTGAAGTTTATCTATACGACGAAAGATTAACCTCCAGAATGGCCAAATCTTATGGAATTAAAGATGATGATGCGTTTAGCGCCCGGCAGATTTTTTTAGATTATATTCAAAATCCAGAAGTTGCACAAAAGCTCTTAATTGTCAAACCATTAAATATCAAACTTTTTGAAAGCAATATTCTTTATGTAGAAACGCCTCCAGCAATAAACGTTAAAAAATGCATAGCATTAACAAAAAATCACTCAATAGCCCTTGCCCATTATAAGAAACAAAATCTGGTAATAAAAAGCCTGAAATCAATAGACAAAAAATTTGATATTATTGTTTTACGCAAGGATTTTCTTATAAAAGATTTTTACAATCATATTTCCGAAAATGGTATAATTATAAAGGTATAA